A single window of Excalfactoria chinensis isolate bCotChi1 chromosome 13, bCotChi1.hap2, whole genome shotgun sequence DNA harbors:
- the LOC140258189 gene encoding histidine--tRNA ligase, cytoplasmic-like yields the protein MLSSRRRGNGNCRAVPVGVVKRSGPPKHQQVQRLDIERRGGLPLPDGAARPQQRSGLAVRRQLYAPGSAMLRALHGAATARCPLLLGLLSRQVRAAGSAGAERGSVLKTPKGTRDQHPAQVALRERLLGTVVTCFKRHGAAAIDTPVLELREVLMEKYGDNSKLIYELQDQGGELLALRYDLTVPFARYLAMNKITNIKRYHIAKVYRRDSPAMTRGRYREFYQCDFDIAGQFDPMIPDAECLKIVHEILSELQIGDFLIKVNDRRILNGMFAICGIPESKLVTMCSTLDKLDKMPWEEVRSEMVGEKGLPPEAVDRVGEYVQLHGGMDLIEQLLQDPKLSQNKMAKEGLEDMKLLFEYLTLFGITGKVSFDLSLARGLDYYTGVIYEAVLLQQQNNHGEESVGVGSVAGGGRYDGLVGMFDPKGRKVPCVGVSIGIERIFSILEHRMKASGEKVRTTETQVMVATPQKHLLSARLKLISELWDAGIKAEMMYRKDPKLLKQLQYCEDTGIPLVAIIGEEELKDGVVKLRDVATREEVDIPREELAAEIRRRLEP from the exons ATGTTGAGCAGCAGGCGACGAGGGAACGGGAACTGTCGCGCTGTGCCAGTCGGTGTCGTAAAGCGAAGCGGTCCGCCCAAACACCAACAAGTGCAGCGCTTAGACATAGAGCGGCGGGGCGGCCTACCGCTTCCGGACGGAGCGGCCCGCCCCCAGCAGCGCTCTGGCCTTGCCGTGCGGCGGCAGCTCTATGCTCCCGGCTCGGCCATGCTGCGGGCGCTGCACGGCGCCGCGACCGCCCGGTGCCCGCTGCTGCTCGGGCTCCTCTCCCGGCAGGTGCGGGCGGCGGGCTCAGCCGGTGCTGAGCGGGGCTCGGTGCTGAAGACGCCCAAG GGCACCCGCGACCAGCACCCCGCGCAGGTGGCGCTCCGCGAGCGGCTGTTGGGCACCGTGGTGACGTGCTTCAAGCGGCACGGAGCGGCCGCCATCGACACCCCCGTGCTGGAGCTGCGG GAAGTGCTGATGGAGAAGTATGGAGACAACTCAAAGCTCATCTATGAGCTGCAGGATCAGGGAGGGGAGCTGCTGGCCCTGCGCTACGACCTGACT GTGCCCTTTGCTCGCTATTTGGCAATGAACAAAATCACCAACATCAAGAGATACCACATCGCAAAGGTGTACAGGCGGGACAGCCCGGCCATGACCAGGGGCCGCTACAGGGAGTTCTACCAGTGC GATTTTGACATTGCTGGCCAGTTTGACCCTATGATTCCTGATGCTGAGTGCCTGAAGATAGTGCACGAGATCCTGAGCGAGCTGCAGATCGGGGATTTTCTCATTAAG GTTAATGACAGACGAATTTTAAATGGCATGTTTGCCATTTGTGGCATCCCGGAGAGCAAGCTCGTAACTATGTGCTCTACTCTGGACAAGCTGGACAAG ATGCCGTGGGAGGAAGTGAGGAGCGAGATGGTAGGAGAGAAGGGACTCCCACCTGAGGCTGTGGATCGAGTTGGGGAGTACGTTCAGCTTCACG GTGGCATGGACCTGATTGAGCAGCTTCTCCAGGACCCAAAGCTGTCCCAGAACAAGATGGCCAAGGAGGGGCTGGAGGACATGAAGCTGCTGTTTGAGTACCTGACGCTGTTTGGCATCACAGGGAAG GTCTCCTTTGACCTGAGCCTGGCGCGAGGCCTGGACTACTACACGGGGGTGATATatgaggctgtgctgctgcagcagcagaacaaccACGGAGAGGAGTCAGTCGGTGTTGGGAGCGTGGCTGGAGGCGGCCGCTATGATGGTCTGGTGGGAATGTTTGATCCCAAGGGACGGAAGGTGCCATGTGTGGGGGTCAGCATTGGGATAGAGCGGATCTTCTCCATCCTCGAGCACAGAATGAAG GCTTCAGGGGAGAAAGTCCGAACGACTGAGACGCAAGTGATGGTGGCTACGCCTCAGAAACATTTACTCAGTGCGAGACTGAAGCTCATCTCTGAGCTCTGGGATGCAGGAATCAAG GCAGAAATGATGTACAGGAAGGATCCTAAACTGCTAAAACAGCTGCAGTATTGCGAAGACACCGGCATCCCCCTTGTTGCCATTATAGGAGAGGAGGAGCTGAAGGATGGAGTCGTCAAGCTGCGAGATGTTGCAACAAGAGAGGAG GTTGATATCCCAAGAGAAGAGCTCGCTGCTGAGATCAGAAGAAGGCTGGAGCCGTAG